A region of Fibrobacter succinogenes subsp. succinogenes S85 DNA encodes the following proteins:
- a CDS encoding Hsp20/alpha crystallin family protein, producing the protein MMNTQILPNAFYGIQNFIDSLNAANAQGESTYTPKADYYETEGGFALEVELPGVKKEDMDIQVEKNILTVKATRARKDEKFTYERSFRLADDIDTDNIKVSLENGILKFDLSKKAQAAARKITIA; encoded by the coding sequence ATGATGAACACACAGATCCTTCCGAACGCTTTCTATGGTATCCAGAACTTCATTGACAGCTTGAACGCCGCAAACGCACAGGGCGAAAGCACCTACACGCCGAAGGCTGACTACTACGAAACCGAAGGCGGCTTTGCTCTCGAAGTCGAACTTCCGGGTGTCAAGAAAGAAGACATGGACATCCAGGTCGAAAAGAATATCTTGACGGTCAAGGCTACCCGCGCACGCAAGGACGAAAAGTTCACTTACGAACGTAGCTTCCGCTTGGCCGACGATATCGATACCGACAACATTAAAGTCTCCTTGGAAAACGGTATCCTGAAATTCGATCTCTCCAAGAAAGCTCAGGCCGCAGCCCGCAAGATTACCATCGCCTAA
- a CDS encoding CobW family GTP-binding protein, with the protein MKKNKKPVILITGYLGSGKTTLLNNILKQEKRKVALIVNDMGSINVDAEILKKNGSNVTECPMFELQNGCICCTLRDEFIQQIEKISNLDSIEVVFVEASGISDPGAVSASFLAYEDENPNTNVYLTSIVTVVDADRIYREFLSDLKLRKDEMFNDIELSQEEISTLIVDQIEFCNFIALNKCDLLSEDQLKEVESIVRDFQTRAPIIRSVNAEIDIDKIMTKKPFNYGQIDSSSAIQKAMESLKNPSRSSSGCVDEYGISSFVFEARKPFNRERFMEFVNNRYPTQLIRSKGYIWFSDCSRDVQLFEQAGRNSSVMPVSYWIDALQEDVKQSYIASNPELKENWDSRFGDRENQVVFIGRGYNKDEIMLELEKCLDERAIA; encoded by the coding sequence ATGAAAAAAAATAAGAAACCGGTAATTCTCATTACTGGGTATTTGGGTTCTGGCAAAACGACACTTTTAAACAATATTCTCAAGCAAGAGAAGCGAAAAGTCGCCCTCATCGTGAATGATATGGGCAGCATCAACGTTGATGCCGAAATTTTAAAGAAGAACGGTTCAAATGTCACCGAATGTCCAATGTTTGAATTGCAAAACGGTTGCATTTGCTGCACTCTGCGCGATGAATTCATTCAGCAAATCGAGAAGATTTCCAATCTTGATTCTATCGAAGTCGTATTTGTTGAAGCCTCCGGCATCAGTGACCCCGGCGCCGTCAGCGCAAGCTTCCTCGCCTACGAAGATGAAAATCCCAACACGAACGTTTACTTAACTTCCATCGTCACGGTGGTCGATGCCGACCGTATTTACCGAGAATTTCTGAGCGACCTCAAGCTCAGAAAAGACGAAATGTTTAACGACATCGAACTTTCTCAAGAAGAAATATCAACGCTTATTGTTGACCAGATTGAATTTTGCAACTTCATCGCCTTGAACAAATGCGATTTGCTCAGCGAAGACCAACTGAAAGAAGTGGAATCCATCGTACGTGATTTCCAGACTCGCGCCCCGATCATCCGCTCGGTCAACGCCGAAATTGACATTGACAAGATTATGACGAAAAAGCCGTTCAACTACGGGCAAATAGACTCCTCGTCCGCAATCCAGAAGGCCATGGAAAGCCTAAAAAACCCCAGCCGTTCAAGCAGCGGTTGCGTTGATGAATACGGAATTTCTTCATTTGTCTTTGAAGCCCGCAAACCGTTCAACAGAGAACGCTTCATGGAATTTGTAAACAACCGCTACCCCACACAGCTCATCCGTTCCAAGGGCTACATCTGGTTCTCGGACTGCAGCCGCGACGTGCAACTTTTTGAACAGGCAGGTCGCAATTCGTCAGTAATGCCAGTTTCATATTGGATCGATGCACTCCAGGAAGACGTAAAGCAATCCTATATTGCAAGCAATCCCGAGCTCAAGGAAAACTGGGATTCCCGATTTGGCGACCGAGAAAACCAGGTCGTATTCATCGGAAGGGGCTACAACAAGGACGAGATCATGCTCGAACTTGAAAAGTGCCTGGACGAGCGGGCGATCGCCTAG
- a CDS encoding Fur family transcriptional regulator encodes MVKTEYKTQTRQMILDYMVKNPDRIFKASEIAQSLPDVSLSTIYRNLARLEEAGMVQIVGAEKNNELQYRYTGPGRCASKMHLVCKDCGKFFHLEGPALRLLQHSIERLNGFILDQQQSVLLGHCAVCSRQRK; translated from the coding sequence ATGGTTAAAACGGAATACAAAACACAGACTCGCCAGATGATTCTGGACTATATGGTCAAAAATCCTGACCGTATTTTCAAGGCTTCCGAAATTGCACAAAGTCTGCCCGATGTTTCGTTGAGCACCATCTACCGCAATTTGGCAAGGCTTGAAGAAGCAGGAATGGTGCAAATCGTTGGAGCCGAAAAGAACAACGAACTTCAATACCGCTATACAGGCCCGGGCCGCTGCGCCTCCAAGATGCACCTCGTCTGCAAAGACTGCGGAAAGTTTTTTCATCTGGAAGGTCCCGCGCTCCGCCTTTTGCAGCATTCCATTGAACGCCTGAATGGCTTCATTCTTGACCAGCAGCAATCGGTTTTACTCGGCCATTGCGCCGTTTGCAGCAGACAAAGGAAATAA
- a CDS encoding metal ABC transporter substrate-binding protein, with the protein MKKIYSLACAIFVAALFAFVACNDAPQNNTTKESKLSVVTTIFPEFSWAKSILGDQTNSVDLALLIKNGIDLHSFKPTAQDIAKIASADMVIYVGGESDDWIEKALEATPKKGRTEINLMKVLGDRVKVEEVVEGMQAEEEHEHHHHDEEVENDEHVWLSLKNAEIIVNKIAEELSKLDAAHATVYKQNADAYIAQIQSLDKEYREAVNGATRKTVLFGDRFPFRYLVDDYGIKYYAAFVGCSAESEASFETIAFLAGKMDAESLPVIFTIENSNDKIAKAVLAASKNSKSAQILSINSMQSITEAQIAGGIDYLSLMKSNLDVLKKALN; encoded by the coding sequence ATGAAAAAAATTTATTCTCTGGCCTGCGCCATTTTCGTCGCAGCCTTGTTCGCTTTTGTCGCCTGCAACGACGCTCCCCAAAACAACACCACCAAAGAAAGCAAGCTTTCTGTGGTCACCACCATCTTCCCCGAATTTTCTTGGGCAAAGTCCATTCTCGGTGATCAAACCAATTCCGTAGATCTCGCTTTGCTAATCAAGAACGGCATCGACCTGCACAGTTTCAAGCCGACCGCACAAGACATCGCAAAGATTGCAAGCGCCGACATGGTCATTTACGTTGGTGGTGAATCCGACGATTGGATTGAAAAAGCTCTTGAAGCAACACCGAAAAAAGGCCGCACAGAAATCAACTTGATGAAGGTTCTTGGCGACCGCGTAAAGGTGGAAGAAGTTGTCGAAGGCATGCAAGCCGAAGAAGAACACGAGCACCATCACCACGATGAAGAAGTCGAAAACGATGAACATGTTTGGCTTTCACTGAAAAATGCCGAAATAATCGTCAATAAAATTGCCGAAGAACTTTCCAAGCTTGATGCCGCCCACGCAACAGTCTACAAGCAAAACGCCGATGCCTACATTGCCCAAATCCAGTCCCTTGATAAAGAATATCGCGAGGCCGTCAATGGAGCCACCCGCAAGACGGTCCTCTTTGGTGACAGATTCCCATTTCGCTATCTGGTGGACGATTATGGTATTAAGTATTATGCCGCGTTTGTTGGTTGCTCCGCTGAGAGCGAGGCAAGTTTCGAGACCATCGCATTCCTCGCAGGAAAAATGGATGCAGAATCGCTTCCGGTAATTTTCACGATCGAGAACAGCAACGATAAAATCGCCAAGGCCGTCCTCGCTGCAAGCAAAAATTCCAAGAGCGCACAAATCCTCTCCATTAATTCAATGCAATCCATCACAGAAGCACAAATCGCAGGAGGCATAGATTACCTCTCGCTGATGAAATCCAATTTGGACGTTCTGAAAAAAGCATTGAACTAA
- a CDS encoding metal ABC transporter ATP-binding protein, which produces MNNNLNTNSISQTKSPLLKCSNITLGYGSKNIVNNFNYTIHSGDYLSIIGRNGCGKTTFLRGLAGVLHPRAGKIELSSGLKRNQIGYLPQITVTQKDFPASVEEIVLSAFQGKNLLLPFYGKALRKRADECLELTHATNLRKESFRELSGGQKQRVLLARALCAAERLLLLDEPVTGLDPESSQNMYNIIKDLHENKNMTIVMVTHDIDAARNNSTRILNFNEIMQ; this is translated from the coding sequence ATGAATAACAATTTAAATACAAATTCCATAAGTCAAACAAAAAGCCCTTTACTCAAGTGCAGCAACATCACACTTGGTTACGGGAGCAAGAACATTGTAAACAACTTCAACTATACGATTCATTCAGGCGATTATCTTAGCATTATCGGTCGGAATGGTTGCGGCAAGACAACTTTTTTGCGCGGGCTCGCAGGCGTTTTGCACCCAAGAGCCGGCAAAATTGAACTCAGCAGCGGCCTAAAGCGAAACCAGATTGGTTACCTGCCACAAATAACAGTGACGCAAAAAGATTTTCCCGCATCTGTTGAAGAAATTGTTCTCTCGGCGTTCCAAGGGAAAAACCTTTTATTACCATTCTACGGGAAAGCCCTCCGCAAGCGTGCAGACGAGTGTTTGGAATTGACGCACGCCACAAATTTGCGCAAGGAAAGCTTCCGTGAACTTTCGGGAGGCCAAAAGCAGCGCGTTCTTTTAGCAAGGGCATTATGCGCTGCCGAAAGGCTTCTGCTTTTAGACGAGCCCGTCACTGGGCTCGATCCCGAATCATCGCAAAACATGTACAACATCATCAAGGACCTTCACGAAAACAAGAACATGACCATCGTGATGGTAACGCATGATATAGACGCCGCCCGCAACAACTCCACCCGAATACTGAACTTCAACGAAATAATGCAATAG
- a CDS encoding metal ABC transporter permease: MLDKLFFYLDFPFVRYAIIVGTLISLCSSLLGVTLVLKRYSYIGDGLSHVAFGALAIAAVLKVTNNMLIILPVTIVVAILLLCGGKDARIKGDAAIAMVSAGALAIGYLLMNIFSSSANIAGDVCTTLFGSMSILTLKPTDVYLCVTLSAIVLVTFVLFYHKIFAITFDENFARATGVNVNFFNLLIAIIIAAIIVLAMNLVGALLVSALVVFPALSAMRVFKSFFTVTVAAATISVICSLTGIIAAILAGTPVGSTIVAADIVAFLICFIASTLRNRRM, from the coding sequence ATGCTCGACAAACTCTTCTTCTACCTAGACTTCCCTTTTGTTCGTTATGCGATTATCGTAGGAACACTCATATCGCTGTGTTCCTCGCTTTTGGGAGTCACGCTCGTTCTAAAGCGCTATTCTTACATTGGCGACGGACTTTCACACGTTGCATTCGGAGCACTCGCAATCGCGGCAGTTCTTAAAGTCACGAACAACATGCTCATCATTTTGCCCGTGACCATCGTTGTAGCCATTTTGCTCCTCTGCGGAGGTAAAGACGCGCGAATCAAAGGCGACGCCGCCATTGCCATGGTATCGGCGGGGGCTCTAGCCATCGGCTATCTGCTAATGAACATTTTCTCGTCTTCGGCAAATATCGCAGGCGATGTTTGCACAACGCTTTTCGGTTCCATGTCCATTCTTACGCTCAAGCCGACAGACGTTTATCTTTGCGTAACCCTTTCTGCAATCGTCCTTGTCACATTCGTCCTCTTTTACCACAAGATTTTCGCCATCACCTTTGACGAAAATTTCGCACGAGCGACAGGCGTCAACGTCAATTTTTTCAACCTCCTTATCGCAATCATTATCGCAGCGATTATCGTCCTTGCCATGAATCTCGTCGGAGCTTTGCTCGTTTCGGCGCTCGTTGTTTTCCCCGCGCTTTCAGCCATGCGAGTTTTCAAAAGCTTTTTCACGGTAACAGTTGCTGCAGCCACAATTTCTGTAATCTGCTCACTTACAGGAATCATCGCCGCCATACTTGCCGGGACTCCTGTGGGTTCAACAATTGTCGCAGCAGACATAGTCGCATTCCTCATTTGCTTCATTGCAAGTACCCTTCGTAATAGGAGAATGTAA
- a CDS encoding TonB-dependent receptor, whose translation MMTNTLFRAVMGSLLCGGFLHFSLAQEFIQDLGNSTVIAEQSSETILNGLREDEVLKDEKLNRKISTTIAETIKNEPDIAIRSMGPAAARPVIKGLSSSHVTLTEDGSFCGDMSATSPDHAVASEVLTAHKLRITRGPQILAQSFATAGGVIQVNHQDIPYDDSLFHSNIANYAETGQPGFATVISANANVHGVSLKGEVSARNMGDMETSKGTLKNTDIENRSIAIGAAYSLEHFKFGASFRSFNSDYGIPGGFIGGHPNGVDIELSKRDFTLQGLYIPAARPDTLNVIFRYNQYHHKEFETKKYVGAEFAVNQANLRIEKFIANSGPFFGIHLGTELDSRSVEMGGYVFTPPTNSYAASLFSIASINGWDGLEITLSARLGGAFFRPRESVVADKDAIEDRNFALWAFAAEFSQIVAPGKFLTLDVFRTTRAPTIEELYNQGPHLAAYTYERGYHKLDDESGYGAELEFRDYGEHFNWRASTHITWFLNHLAPRATGDTNWSQLLPIYQVSGDDALLMGANASIETSAEQGFYAQAGASYVCGFYQNENWSDMPQIPPFHFHAEMAYIWQHVRAGINTEFALAQNRLDRYEQRTPGYITFGALLEFHWSLALANYSIVLRGDNVFNADVRNHLSRLKSVMPEKGRNISILAKVEI comes from the coding sequence ATGATGACTAACACCCTTTTTAGGGCTGTCATGGGGAGCCTCCTTTGCGGAGGCTTCCTTCATTTTTCTCTTGCCCAAGAATTTATCCAAGATTTAGGCAATTCAACAGTTATTGCCGAGCAATCTAGCGAAACAATTTTAAATGGCCTCCGCGAAGACGAAGTTTTAAAAGACGAAAAACTTAACCGCAAAATTTCTACAACTATCGCAGAGACTATAAAAAACGAGCCCGATATTGCCATCCGTTCGATGGGCCCTGCCGCCGCACGCCCTGTCATCAAGGGGCTTTCAAGCAGTCACGTCACGCTTACCGAAGACGGTTCCTTTTGCGGAGACATGAGCGCCACCTCGCCCGATCACGCCGTTGCATCCGAAGTCCTGACCGCACACAAATTGCGCATCACGCGCGGACCGCAAATTCTCGCACAATCTTTCGCCACCGCAGGCGGTGTCATTCAAGTCAATCACCAAGACATTCCCTACGATGATTCGCTTTTCCACAGCAACATTGCAAACTACGCCGAAACAGGCCAACCGGGATTCGCAACCGTTATCAGTGCAAATGCCAACGTTCACGGCGTTTCGCTCAAAGGTGAAGTTTCCGCCCGCAACATGGGCGACATGGAAACATCCAAAGGCACGCTCAAAAATACGGATATCGAAAACAGGAGCATCGCCATCGGTGCCGCCTACAGCCTCGAACACTTCAAATTCGGAGCATCCTTCCGCTCGTTCAATTCCGATTACGGCATTCCCGGCGGATTCATCGGTGGTCACCCCAACGGCGTAGACATTGAACTATCCAAACGCGATTTTACTTTGCAAGGACTGTACATTCCCGCAGCCCGCCCCGACACACTGAACGTCATCTTCCGTTACAATCAATACCACCACAAGGAATTTGAGACAAAGAAATACGTCGGTGCAGAATTCGCTGTCAATCAGGCAAACTTGCGCATTGAAAAATTCATCGCCAATAGCGGTCCATTTTTCGGCATCCACCTCGGTACAGAACTAGACAGCCGCTCTGTCGAAATGGGCGGTTACGTCTTTACACCACCCACCAATTCTTACGCCGCATCGCTATTTTCCATCGCTAGCATAAACGGATGGGATGGTTTAGAAATCACCTTATCCGCACGACTTGGCGGAGCATTTTTCAGGCCACGCGAAAGCGTCGTTGCAGACAAAGACGCTATTGAAGACCGCAATTTTGCACTATGGGCTTTCGCTGCCGAATTTTCACAAATCGTCGCCCCCGGGAAATTCCTGACTCTTGATGTTTTCCGCACCACACGCGCCCCGACCATCGAAGAACTCTACAACCAAGGTCCGCATCTCGCCGCCTACACTTACGAACGCGGCTATCACAAGCTCGATGATGAAAGCGGTTACGGAGCAGAACTCGAATTTCGAGATTACGGCGAGCACTTCAACTGGCGAGCCTCAACACACATCACCTGGTTCCTGAATCACTTGGCACCACGCGCCACTGGAGACACCAACTGGTCCCAACTTTTGCCGATTTATCAAGTCAGCGGAGACGACGCGCTCCTCATGGGCGCAAACGCATCCATCGAGACTTCTGCAGAGCAGGGATTCTATGCCCAAGCAGGCGCAAGTTATGTTTGTGGATTCTACCAGAACGAAAACTGGAGCGATATGCCACAAATTCCGCCGTTCCATTTTCACGCCGAAATGGCTTACATCTGGCAACACGTCCGCGCAGGAATTAACACGGAATTTGCGCTCGCGCAAAACCGCCTAGACCGCTACGAACAACGCACACCCGGCTATATCACGTTTGGTGCGCTCCTAGAATTCCACTGGTCGCTTGCACTCGCCAATTACAGCATTGTCCTCCGTGGCGATAACGTGTTCAACGCCGACGTACGCAACCATCTTTCTCGACTCAAATCCGTCATGCCCGAGAAAGGACGCAATATAAGCATCCTCGCAAAAGTCGAGATTTAG
- a CDS encoding DUF58 domain-containing protein: MADKELLDKEVLKTVSRIELSVRGTLDTVMTGAYHSSFKGNGMEFSEVREYMPGDDVRTIDWNVTARTGTPYVKKFIEEREMTMLLMVDASSSSEFGSGKQMKGEVMATLTALLAFAAIKNNDKVGLLIYTDQVELFIPPEKGRKHVLRLIREILYFKPQHHGTNTQVALEYAGKILNRKAVVVVMSDFLDEGFENAFKILRKRHDVLAVSVVDPREMELPPAGLVELEDPETGETLLIDTGDAAFREAFAREAKRQGKATKELFQRMSIDFVRIETHDDFKETVAPLIEHFRRRARAASR, encoded by the coding sequence ATGGCCGATAAAGAATTGCTTGATAAAGAAGTTTTAAAGACCGTTAGCCGCATTGAACTTTCCGTGCGCGGCACGCTCGACACCGTGATGACCGGAGCTTACCACAGTTCCTTCAAAGGGAACGGTATGGAATTCAGCGAAGTTCGCGAATACATGCCCGGCGATGACGTGCGCACAATTGACTGGAACGTGACCGCTCGAACCGGCACGCCTTACGTCAAAAAGTTCATCGAAGAACGCGAAATGACTATGCTCCTCATGGTCGATGCTTCAAGCAGCTCCGAATTTGGTTCTGGCAAGCAAATGAAGGGCGAAGTCATGGCAACGCTCACGGCTCTCCTCGCCTTTGCGGCCATCAAGAATAACGACAAGGTCGGCCTCCTCATTTATACCGATCAGGTCGAACTTTTCATCCCGCCCGAAAAAGGCCGCAAGCACGTATTGCGCCTCATCCGCGAAATTCTTTACTTCAAGCCGCAACACCATGGCACCAATACGCAAGTAGCCTTGGAATATGCCGGCAAGATTTTGAACCGCAAAGCTGTCGTTGTCGTAATGAGTGACTTTTTGGATGAAGGTTTCGAAAACGCATTCAAGATTTTGCGCAAGCGCCATGACGTTCTCGCCGTGTCCGTCGTTGACCCGCGCGAAATGGAACTTCCGCCCGCAGGCCTCGTAGAACTCGAAGACCCCGAAACCGGCGAAACGCTTTTAATCGACACTGGCGATGCCGCCTTCCGCGAAGCATTCGCCCGCGAAGCCAAACGTCAAGGCAAAGCCACCAAGGAACTCTTCCAGCGCATGTCCATTGACTTTGTCCGCATCGAGACTCACGACGACTTCAAGGAAACCGTCGCCCCGCTCATCGAGCACTTCCGCCGCCGCGCTCGCGCTGCCAGCCGGTAA